One window of the Halobacillus litoralis genome contains the following:
- the hisIE gene encoding bifunctional phosphoribosyl-AMP cyclohydrolase/phosphoribosyl-ATP diphosphatase HisIE — protein sequence MNIDGIKFDEQGLVPAIVQDARSKSVLTLAYMSEESLRKTLQLEETVFYSRSRQELWHKGETSGNTQKVTGIHYDCDQDALLVQVVPSGPACHKGDYSCFTESLTVTENKQKENRYEILDQLQDVLAERKSTLPKDSYTSKLFQEGVDRIAKKIGEEAGEVIIAAKNDDPEELALESADLLFHLLMILTDRGVPFDDALRVLEKRHS from the coding sequence ATGAATATAGATGGAATTAAATTTGATGAGCAGGGCTTAGTGCCGGCAATTGTTCAAGATGCCCGCTCTAAATCTGTCCTGACTTTGGCATATATGAGTGAAGAATCCCTAAGAAAGACATTGCAACTGGAAGAAACGGTTTTTTACAGCCGTTCCCGTCAGGAGTTATGGCATAAAGGAGAAACATCCGGGAACACCCAGAAGGTGACGGGTATTCATTATGACTGTGACCAGGATGCGTTGCTTGTTCAAGTGGTTCCTTCAGGCCCCGCATGTCATAAAGGAGACTACAGTTGCTTTACAGAGTCGCTTACCGTTACGGAAAATAAACAAAAAGAAAATCGGTATGAGATTCTTGACCAGCTTCAGGATGTTTTGGCAGAGAGAAAATCGACTTTACCAAAGGACTCCTACACTTCTAAACTTTTCCAGGAAGGTGTGGACCGCATTGCCAAAAAAATCGGCGAAGAAGCGGGGGAAGTGATCATTGCTGCTAAAAATGATGACCCTGAAGAATTGGCCCTGGAGTCCGCTGATTTATTGTTCCATCTGCTTATGATTTTGACGGATCGTGGAGTG